The stretch of DNA AAATAAAAACAGCGTGACGCCAAGATATGGGATCACGAAGAAGCGTATTGCAAGTCAAATAATGCGTGCATTGCCCGCGCGCTCAAGCTCTGGTCAAATGCGTGTTATGGCTTATAGTGTACCAAGATTTGGAACATCTGAGGAACACTCACATGGCAACCGTGAACAAAGCTCTTGAAAATTCTGTCATACCGGCTGAACTCTCCAGGAAATGGGGATGGTTCGTTGCGCTCGGTGTAGCCCTTCTCATTCTCGGTGGAATCGCTTTCGGCAATCTTGTTCTTGCCACCGTAGTTTCGGTTTATTATGTCGGCATCATGATGCTGATTGCTGGCGTCATCGAGATCATCCACTCTTTTGGCGTAAAAAGCTGGGGCAGCTTTTTCTTCTGGCTGTTGAGTGGCCTGCTTTATACGGCAGCGGGCATCGTTGCCTTCGTCAACCCTATTCTTACGGCGGGCGTCCTCACCTTCCTTCTGGCCGCAGCCCTGCTTGGCTCCGGCGCATTTCGCATCTGGCTCGGCTTCAAATCGAAACCCGCCTCAGGCTGGGGCTGGATCGTTGCCACAGGTGTGATTACCGTCCTTGCAGGTTTGCTGATTGCCGCACAATGGCCGGTCAACAGCCTGTTCATTCTTGGAATCTTCCTCGCCGTCGACCTGATTTTCCAGGGCTGGGCGTTTATAGCTGTCGGCCTTGGTATCAAGGGCCGCTAATCAATTTTAAAAAAGCGAAGCGGCGCATCACGTGCCGCGTTTGCATTTAAACTCGACCTTTTGGCCAAGTGCTGCTAGATCGTGCGCAAATCTCGGTGCACGCAACCGTGCCACCTGTCCCTTCGCCAATACGAGTTTCTTCATGCCCGCTGACAATCCCGTTTCCAAGCGCCGAACCTTCGCGATCATCGCGCACCCGGACGCCGGTAAGACGACCTTGACCGAAAAGCTGCTGCTATTCGGCGGTGCCATTCAGCTGGCCGGCGAAGTGAAAGCTAAAAAGGACCGCATCCAGACCCGCTCGGACTGGATGAACATCGAGCGTGATCGCGGCATTTCCGTCGTCACCTCGGTGATGACGTTTGAATACAAGGACTGCATCTTCAATCTGCTCGACACACCGGGCCACGAAGATTTTGCCGACGATACCTACCGCACGCTGACGGCAGTCGACAGCGCCGTTATGGTCATCGACGCTGCCAAGGGTATCGAGCCGCGTACGCTGAAGCTCTTTGAAGTCTGCCGCATGCGCGACATTCCTATTGTTACCTTCATCAACAAGATGGACCGCGAAGCACGCGACCCGCTGGAAATTCTCGACGAGATTGAGGAAAAACTGGCGCTCGATACGGCCCCCATCACATGGCCCATCGGTTCTGGCAAAAGCTTTGCCGGCACCTTTGATCTGCATAACAGCTCTATGCGCCAGAAGGATGCGGAAGAGCAACCGACCAAGGTCAGTGGACCTGAAGAGGCTGCAAAACTCCTGCCCGAAAACGAACGCTCGGCATGGCTTGAAAGCACGGAGCTCGCACAGGGCGTCTGCCGTACTTTTGATCTGGAGGCCTTTCGCGAAGGTCATATGACGCCAGTTTATTTCGGCTCGGCGCTCAAGAATTTCGGTGTGCGAGACCTGATCGAGGCGTTCTGCGATTTTGGCCCAGCACCACGCGAACAGCAGGCCGATATTCGCATGGTGACCCCGGACGAAGACAAGATGACAGGCTTCGTTTTCAAGATTCAGGCCAATATGGACCCGAACCATCGCGACCGTATCGCCTTTCTGCGCGTCTGTTCAGGAAAATTATCGCGCGGCATGAAAGCCAAGTTGGTGCGCACGGGAAAGCCGATGAGCTTGTCGGCACCGCAATTCTTCTTTGCCCGCTCGCGCCAGATCGCCGATGAAGCCTTTGCTGGTGACGTGGTCGGCATCCCCAACCATGGCACGCTGCGCATAGGCGACACGCTAACCGAGGGCGAGGAGATCCTGTTCCGTGGTGTGCCAAATTTTGCGCCTGAAATCCTGCGCCGTGTGCGTCTGGACGACGCCATGAAAGCCAAGAAGCTGCGCGAGGCGCTGCAACAGATGGCGGAAGAAGGCGTGGTGCAGCTTTTTGTGCCCGATGATGGCTCACCGTCCATTGTCGGCGTGGTCGGAGCACTTCAGATCGACGTTCTGACCGAGCGTCTCAAAATCGAATATTCTCTCCCTGTCGGCTTTGAATTGTCGCGCTTTTCCGTATGTCGCTGGATTTCAGCCGACGATCCGGTCGAACTCGACCGCTTCATGGCCTCTCATCGCGCCGACATCGCCCATGATCTCGACAATGACCCGGTGTTTCTGGCCCAGAACGGTTTCTCATTGAACTATGAGGCCGAGCGCTGGCCGGATATCCGCTTTGCCGCGATCAAGGACTATCAGGTTCGCGACAAAGCCTGACCTCCCAGCAAGCTTGCGGCGATTTTCTCCGCCAGCCTTTGTGCAACATCTGCCTTGTTCATTTCAGGCCATTCTTCGGTTCCAGAGTGGCTGAGAATGCGTACCCGGTTTTTGTCGCCACCCATGACGTCGCCCGATACATCATTGGCGACAATCCAGTCGGCGCCTTTCTTCTCAAGCTTGCGCGCAGCATTTGCCAGCAGATCCTGCGTTTCGGCGGCAAAGCCCACCACGAGACGGGGACGCTTGTCACTGTGGCCGACGCCTGCGAGAATATCCGGGTTCTCGACCATGGAAAGTGTGGGCGCATCCTCGCCTGGCTTTTTCTTGATCTTGTGATCTGCCGCATTGGACGTGCGCCAGTCGGCAACGGCTGCGACCATAACCGCCGCATCAGCCGGAAGATGCTTTTCCACCGCCGCCTGCATGTCTCGCGCCGTCTCGACGTGGATGACGTTAACGCCTTCAGGATCAGGAATTGCAACCGGCCCTGATACAAGATGTACCGTGGCACCCAGCCGAGCAAGGGCGTTTGCAATGGCATGCCCCTGCTTGCCCGACGACCGATTGGCAATGTAGCGCACCGGATCGATTGGCTCATGGGTC from Brucella sp. BE17 encodes:
- a CDS encoding peptide chain release factor 3, with the translated sequence MPADNPVSKRRTFAIIAHPDAGKTTLTEKLLLFGGAIQLAGEVKAKKDRIQTRSDWMNIERDRGISVVTSVMTFEYKDCIFNLLDTPGHEDFADDTYRTLTAVDSAVMVIDAAKGIEPRTLKLFEVCRMRDIPIVTFINKMDREARDPLEILDEIEEKLALDTAPITWPIGSGKSFAGTFDLHNSSMRQKDAEEQPTKVSGPEEAAKLLPENERSAWLESTELAQGVCRTFDLEAFREGHMTPVYFGSALKNFGVRDLIEAFCDFGPAPREQQADIRMVTPDEDKMTGFVFKIQANMDPNHRDRIAFLRVCSGKLSRGMKAKLVRTGKPMSLSAPQFFFARSRQIADEAFAGDVVGIPNHGTLRIGDTLTEGEEILFRGVPNFAPEILRRVRLDDAMKAKKLREALQQMAEEGVVQLFVPDDGSPSIVGVVGALQIDVLTERLKIEYSLPVGFELSRFSVCRWISADDPVELDRFMASHRADIAHDLDNDPVFLAQNGFSLNYEAERWPDIRFAAIKDYQVRDKA
- a CDS encoding HdeD family acid-resistance protein, which produces MATVNKALENSVIPAELSRKWGWFVALGVALLILGGIAFGNLVLATVVSVYYVGIMMLIAGVIEIIHSFGVKSWGSFFFWLLSGLLYTAAGIVAFVNPILTAGVLTFLLAAALLGSGAFRIWLGFKSKPASGWGWIVATGVITVLAGLLIAAQWPVNSLFILGIFLAVDLIFQGWAFIAVGLGIKGR